aaaaaaaaaaaaaaaaaaaaagatactgaTTAAGTGATAACCACGAAGTGGATAATATTCTTGAAGATGAGAAAACGCAAATCATCCAATGAGAACTACAGTTGTGTCTGTAAAAAAGAgctaagtaaatattatatggTAACTTAGaggcaaaatattattttagacaCGAGACATGCCGAGTTTGCGTTCAAACAAGCGACGCAGAAGATAAACTTGGAGGACACTTGCCCCGATCAACGCAAACGACTCGAACAAAGCTTTGTGTACTGCTCTCTTGCTCATGTTCTCGTTCACtgcaaggaaaagaaaaaaaaaaacatagcaaAAATTTTACTTGCAGAagctaagaaaaaaacaaacagtTTTGTTAAGGAAAAAATTTGTTACCAATAGCTTGACGATCAGTCTGAGCCTCTAACCAATGTTGTTCGAACTGGATATTGTAAAGAGCCTCCTCTAACTTCGATATTTGCTCCATCAAGGGAGTGAAATGCTCTGcacaacaaaaatcatattttcagCTTAATAACTCATTACCCCAAAACGATACAAAAACAAATCAGACAATACTCACCGTCCTTTGCGTGCTGGTCGTAGTACGCAAAGTGACCAAGCTGCACATCGAAGTCAATGGTTTCATGATACGGAGACTTGTTTGTGAAACAAAAACGGTAAACCCCTTTCTTTTGGACAACAAAGTCGTGCTTGGCACTTATCTGCTCCCTGAAGTCATGAATCTGTTCCCCTGCTGGGCCGTGTATCTGTcatattatccaaaaaaaaaaaaaaaaaaattgtgtaatgCGTTTGTTATTGGTTTACTCAAAAACGTACACAAGAGAAGAGATCTGTAACTATAGTCACAACCAAATTAAcaccaatgaaaaaaaaaaaaaaaaaaaaaaaaaaaaaaaaaatattaacaccAATGCCACAAGGTACAGCTTTAGAGAGAAATCATTTTCTATAAAGAGGATTAGAGATTATCAACCAATAACTAATACTTTATTCAACAATGGAGATCGTCTACGATTAACAAGTCT
This region of Brassica napus cultivar Da-Ae chromosome C5, Da-Ae, whole genome shotgun sequence genomic DNA includes:
- the LOC106397145 gene encoding transmembrane emp24 domain-containing protein p24beta2-like isoform X1 produces the protein MWQMSMKATILILGLVWSFQAALGIRFVIDREECFSHKAEYEGDTLHVSFVVIKSDSQWHFNEDGVDLVIHGPAGEQIHDFREQISAKHDFVVQKKGVYRFCFTNKSPYHETIDFDVQLGHFAYYDQHAKDEHFTPLMEQISKLEEALYNIQFEQHWLEAQTDRQAIVNENMSKRAVHKALFESFALIGASVLQVYLLRRLFERKLGMSRV
- the LOC106397145 gene encoding transmembrane emp24 domain-containing protein p24beta2-like isoform X2; amino-acid sequence: MSMKATILILGLVWSFQAALGIRFVIDREECFSHKAEYEGDTLHVSFVVIKSDSQWHFNEDGVDLVIHGPAGEQIHDFREQISAKHDFVVQKKGVYRFCFTNKSPYHETIDFDVQLGHFAYYDQHAKDEHFTPLMEQISKLEEALYNIQFEQHWLEAQTDRQAIVNENMSKRAVHKALFESFALIGASVLQVYLLRRLFERKLGMSRV